The genomic window ATGGTATCTGCGTCCATGTTGCTGCTAAAATCACCAGTCATACTTTACGTATTTTTCTGCGTCTTCGTTTTGGTATTGACGTTCTTACTTTTGAACAGCATCCTCTGCCTTAATTCACATAAGGCGTTTCATATAGATGAAAAATATCTTCACTCACAGCTTTGCTTGCTACGATGAGATTTGTATCACTTCTTAAGAGCCGATTGTGACTGTTAAACCAGACTGGTTGCGAGTAAAAGCCCCTCAGTGGGAGCGCGTTGGTAACGTCAAAGAAATTTTGCGGGATTTAGCACTCAATACAGTTTGCGAGGAAGCGTCCTGTCCGAATATTGGTGAGTGCTTTCAAGCCGGCACTGCCACATTTTTGATTATGGGGCCTGCTTGTACCCGTGCTTGTCCTTACTGTGACATTGATTTTGAAAAAAAACCCCAACCTCTAGACCCCACAGAACCAGCACGACTGGCTGAAGCTGTGCGCCGGATGAAACTAAATCATGTGGTGATTACTTCTGTAAACCGAGATGATTTGCCTGATGGTGGTGCTTCTCAGTTTGTACGGTGTATTGCAGCAGTGCGTAGCGTTTCACCGCAAACCACAATTGAGGTGCTAATTCCTGATTTGTGCGGTAATTGGCAGGCTTTAGAAATCATTTTACAAGCTGCGCCAGAGGTACTTAACCACAATACAGAAACCATTGAGCGCTTATATCGTCGGGTGCGTCCCCAAGGAAACTATCAGCGCACTCTGGAATTATTACAACGCTCTCGCCAAATTGCCCCTTGGGTATACACTAAATCAGGGATTATGGTCGGGTTAGGTGAAACTGATGCCGAAATCCGCCAGGTTATGCAAGACTTACGCTCTGTAGATTGCGACATTTTGACCATTGGGCAGTACCTCCAACCCAGTCAAAAACACTTGCAAGTTAATGACTTTATTACTCCAGAACAATTTGCGGCTTGGCAGGTATTCGGTGCAGAAATCGGGTTTTTACAAGTTGTTTCCTCTCCCTTGACCAGAAGCTCATATCATGCGGAGCAAGTGAGGGAATTAATGCAACGCTACCCCCGTCAAGTAGAGACGCGATTCATTGCGTCTGAGATTTAAATAGTTGGGAATGGTGATGATAGCGGTGCAAAAAACTACCATAGCGATTCTGGGTGCAGGTGCTTGGGGTCTAGCTTTAGCAGATTTGGCGACTGCAAACGGCCATCAGGTGCGGATGTGGTCGCGTCGGGGGTCAGCAAATCTGCAAGCA from Nodularia sp. LEGE 06071 includes these protein-coding regions:
- the lipA gene encoding lipoyl synthase — protein: MTVKPDWLRVKAPQWERVGNVKEILRDLALNTVCEEASCPNIGECFQAGTATFLIMGPACTRACPYCDIDFEKKPQPLDPTEPARLAEAVRRMKLNHVVITSVNRDDLPDGGASQFVRCIAAVRSVSPQTTIEVLIPDLCGNWQALEIILQAAPEVLNHNTETIERLYRRVRPQGNYQRTLELLQRSRQIAPWVYTKSGIMVGLGETDAEIRQVMQDLRSVDCDILTIGQYLQPSQKHLQVNDFITPEQFAAWQVFGAEIGFLQVVSSPLTRSSYHAEQVRELMQRYPRQVETRFIASEI